The sequence AATCCAAGTTGCAAACtgggtgcaaattaaaaaaaatgacataaattttctttttaatttttagaaataatttgggtatgcagtttcttAGTCCGTTGAACTCTGgtgcaataaagtgcaaattaaaAGTAGCgccaaaatcgcgttgattttttacacattttctgcatacgatgttgagcattttcttccttATAAAAGACCTCCGAGCATGCGcttcaaaaatattgcgaaCATTGGGAAAATGTGGTTAGGAAGCGTAAATGGCTGCCTGATGCCTAACTCTGCGCAGTAGATCCCTGCCCCTACTCCGTCTAACATTTTCGAGcaatcagtaaatatattaagagtatttgggttaggtttcattcctttttttCATCCCTCTTCTTCTGTTGTTGTTCGGaatttcttcacccaattgcatttcggagtcAATAGTCCGTTTGGGCCCTATAACTaatgcctattgagctatgACCGAATGTTTTACAGGTCAATTCGCCTGTCGCGCTGAGTTTTACGGCGGATTTAGCTGCTAGGCATTTCGCCGCAATACCAATCGGTGacaagttgagtattctttcaagcgctGCCGTTGGAGTAGTTCTCAATGCACCTGCTGTGCAAAGTGCACCTGGACGGTGAAAACTTTCCATAGGCTTTTTGTATGCCGGTCTTCTTAGCGCAGTCCACCACACCAGAGCGCCGtgtagtaatattggctttactatagctgagtagcaccaatatATTCTAGCAGGAGATAGGCCCCATGTAACTCCCAGCATCTTTTTGCATGCGTATAGTGCTTTACTaacctttttcttcctctctaatatattttgcttccatgatagtttactatccagaattactccaaggtactttgtgtgggttttaagagTTAGTTCCACGTCGTTTAGATTCGGGGTTGCCAATAGGGGGTCTTGTACCTTCTAGTAAGAAGTATCATATTCGTTTTATCATTATGTCACTCACGGTGTTTAGGTATTTACCAGTCATTACTatggctatgtcatctgcatatgctacAGGTGTGGCCTCTGGCGACACAGCTTCCGTCTTCACTGTGCCCGCCGGTGGTAGCACCCTCTTCTCCCACCGACGTTTGGGTTAATATCCTAACCCGTGTGTTTTCCACGTTTACCTCCATaagagtttttatttcaggGATCTTAAAcccatagcgttttatttctaGCCGCCAGGAACCTCATTAGCATTGATCTTTGTATTATCCCCCCGACCACATCTTGGGATAACATATAGAGTTAGTCACCGCGTAGAGGAAGGAGAGGTCATACAGCGATCTTAGCTAGACATCACCTGCCCACATTGCAATCAGGTAGACCTGGTTAAACCTAACCTCATGCAATGCAGCCAGTGGTGCCCATTGCTCAGTCGGCGCCCACGGGAGGAGTTAGCTACGAGGATTTTCGAGGATAattcttatttacattttaacattttaaatgcATAGCTAAAATTTATATTCTAAAGTTTAAGACATTTgaatttcagaaatattttcattcaggTTCCATTTAGACTTTTAGTTTTCTCGAAGAAAAATTGCTGGTTACTATATTagagatatttggatttttcagaCCATGAATGATATTACAGGCCGCAGTATCGGGTTCCACTTTTACCCATCTCCCTCAAGAGCaaacttaaaaaactttgaCAAATATTGCAAATAGCTTTCATGACCGAAAAGCTTAGAATTATTAGAGTAAAGATGTTCCTCTAAATGTTTCCGTAGCGTCGGTTACTTAAAACTTTGAaggtatttttggaaaatttaataattgggTTACACCGATGGGCGATTTTTCGAAAACGCAAAGTAGCggagaataaaatattgacgTTTCTAAAAGAAGAAgccaaagaagaaaaacacGCACACAAATAAGTGCAAGGAAAGGggaaagaaaatttagaaatcgaAGAAAGGACATTTATACGAAGGGACATACGAATACAAAACCTGAAAAATGAAacttataagaaattttatgaataagaaaaaatgtacttgTTTATGCTCTCAGTCCCttcaatatttgttgttttattgtttatatttcgATGCGTGATATGTGATGGAGTAAATAATTtaatctaaattaattttagacatgcGTACATAGTCacctatttgtttttaaatcttatTGAATAAATTCTTATGCACTAATTAATGTTATAAAATGTTTCTTCTGCATAATTCTTGGAAATCCTTTATTAGCGTCGTTAATAATAACTCCCTTTCAGGATTGTAATCAGTATTCAAATACCACGTCAACGATAGAGTATCAAACAGGTAGAAGAGCTGCTTTTTTCGGTAATTACTACGTCCAAGCAAATGCAATCAATTAGAGTTTTTCATGTTGTCTCAACTCAAGCGCCGCTTTTTAGTCGCCACCTCTTTCTCAGTTGACAGATCGGCCGCAAATCCATTACGCTTGGTTGAAATAGATTTCTTAATATTCCCCTGACTCTTTATGAAGTCCATATCCAAATAATGCGAAAGGGATTTTCGTTTTATGCGTTTCACTTCAATATTCATCCCATCTctcagcatttttttatttacctaaaaacaaagaagcaaagaaacaaacattttcaaatctCTTCAAAggattttaataaatacaaatttttaaattgtatcaaACAATTTTCGCAACGTACCGCATGCTGTGTAATACGTTCggcgaaatatttaaaactcccCGTAAGGTCCACTTTGGAGTTCTTCTCTTTATATTCGAATTCTAAACCGATGAACAGCATCGAACAGAATGGTGCCGTATCAACTGCTGGATTGTCGCTCGGCTCATTCTCTTTGCCGCTGTTACTTTGAGTGGGGACGTCATCTTTCTTGTATTCAAAACATGTAGGATTTGCATGGACTAAGGACATGTGGTGTTTATGCTGTACATCATCTACCAACAGACGAATCTTTGACTGGACCAAGCCACACCACTGCAGCTGATCTTGACTGGTTTGCGATGTAACCAGAACCACAATAAAGTGATGATACCTGAAAAGAAAAGATGTGCAATGTATAAGCGAAAGTTGGTTAAGATGTCAGCACCAATTATACAATTGTATTAGTTGCAACTACCTATAAAAGAAGCTAGGCGCCTCGAAGAGTAGATCCCAGGGAGCGCCATCAGACATAATTACGTTCATGGTGGCCATTCCTCTATTcaattcattaattataaccttCTTTGTTGCCTCCGACACATTAAATGCGGAGTTGTACTGTGGATATGCGGGCGTAATAATTGGCATTAGATGAGAACACAAAGCCTATGaaacaaaattcgaataatgaaattaaaaattgtttatcaatattcaattatttgcgCGCTTTTACTTACCGGTGATTGTAAATTGACAATGTCAGTTCGCTTGAGCAGCACTGGATCTGGCCATCTCCAGCGCGAGAACATATTGAAGAATTTCTGGACTAGCGTAGAAGCTGTTGCATTTGGATAAAATTGGCATGTGTGAGCCACTAAAATTGCCCAAGTTATACAGCCaaagtagccgaatgaattagaatatattccatgctctgcAGTTGAAACgagaaaaaaggggaaaaattaagttatgcttaacaaattattaaaagttcattcatactAACCCTTTGCCCATAATTTAATCGACCGCAGCGCTAAGCGAAAATTCTCTCTGTTCGGCACTAGCTCCATTATCTCGTCAGTCACTCGACAGTCATTTAAACTGAGCACCGATTGAGGATCTGAATCTTTAAGTAGATTATCGTCACGTAAACTAAAATCCTCTGGTATCTCTTTGGGTGAAAGACGCGcaaataacaaatcaatttcAACTCCATCAAACTTCATTTTTATGACCGGTACAGAGGTATTTTCCACTGAACGACATTCGGCTACTTTTGGCTGTTTCTTTAGCAATCCAAAGAACGACGTAAAAAACTCCGAGCGTTCAATGTTGCGTGGTGCGACACAGAGGGCATAAATATTAGCGCCCTTATCATGTACACCCAAACGGTATGAACCGAAAGTGTAAATTTTTCCTCCGAGTTTTTTCGCATCTGCTTTGGACATGTTTTTTGCcattgatacatttttaatcCACTTCCTCACAAGCATATTAAGCTTAGTCAAAATCTTTTTACGATGACTTAGTTCATCTGGAGTTTCGAACACATTAAATGCTTCCAATGATTTGAGTAGAGCGTTGGTTTTCTCTTCAGGACGTGACTTTTTCCAACCAATGCCCGATGTCTCGGTGGGCGTTTGCTGCTGATGCGGCGAGTCGTTTTGGCCGCTTGCTTCGCTAGAGTTGTAACTGCCATGTCTGGGATTTTGGTACGCGtccatatttttagtttttaaatagaattttctgACACACAAATAGTAAGTATACTTATCTCACTAGCTCAAACCGATAACTGATTCAAAAGACTGTGTTGTATCACCTTTTATACCTTTTTAAGGGGACATTTTCTCACCTACCTGGTCTCAACGAGCGCACAATTGAACGTTTGTTTGCGACAACTATTCCGGTACCCTTTGATTGTGTCTTTTGGGCTCAAGCGCGGCTTATTAGTTGCTTGCTCTTTTTGTGTCAGTTGCTATCTCAATTTCTGTGTGTGCGAATTCGAAGGGATTGCGAGTCTTGGCTTTGTTATTTTGTAAGAGAGCGTCGCCTTTTTGTAAAGCGCAGTCAGTTAGATCCTGCAACCCCACACAATTATCTTGTTTCCTCTAGAAAGTTTTCCACTGTGTTGTCTAAATATGGAGCTCCCTGCGGATTGTAAAATCTGCGAAATCTTTTCGGAATGCGTCCAGCAATTAGAGGTGTTCAAATCTTTAAGGGtctaaacttttagttttcaaATTTCTGCCGTACGCTTTTTAAGTTACCCGCTATAGTTATTTATTTCCTTAGTTAACTTTAAGCCTTTTGGTCGtttgtaatggtaatggtaatgcaaTGGTTTGTAAATAACAGTAAATTACCTAAGTATAGTgaaaatattgcataaaatacgATGTGCATTGTCCTTTAAGAAAAGTCTCCAACCAACCACTCCAGCTGATCGTCACCGGTTTGCGATGTAACCGAAAGCGCAAAAAAGCGtcgcattcaatttaaaataataataaacaaaattgttgtaAGTGCCTGGCCTTCCCATTTGGagcatacaaaagaaatttatgtggagtgccACGTCTGGCGCAAGCAAAATATGTCTGTATATTTCGCCATAAGAAGACAAGCATTTTCCAAGTTCAATGCAACAACCACATTTGAAGATTGTCTTTGATCTTTATTTATTGTGGTTGCAAATGCAAAGCTGGTAACTCTGGTAACTGTAGTTATTTAAAACTGCATGGAAAATAAatcatattgtaatattttgcacCTGATAAAGTGACGGGTttcgaaaaactgaaaattcactctctctctctctcaaagatgaaaatacccaagaatattaaatataaaatgcacCCGATGACAGGTGGAATGGAAATTCCATGTTTCTTTGTGGGAAATTCTGTTCAACAGTAACAAACAAAATCTGTTCTAAGTTCCTattgtttgtattttgttttctatgaaacttaaaaaaactatcTTTATCGGCTGTTAAGACAAGTAAAGGATTAAGTTTTAAGTAAAGTGAAGTATTCAATTTTCCGAAGAAAACTTATTTCCCATATTTAATGGTTTTGTTTTATGCTCTTGAAAACATgcataacaaaaagaaaacaatgcaCTCTTTCTTAACACACTGACGTACATACTTAAAAAACAATGCGCGCGCTGGCGGTATGCAAAAAATCTAAGCGTCATAGCGCGAGGTTACGAGCTACAGTAATTACTTTGTTTTTACATCACTTCTTAAATCTTTGACcttttctattgttgttcgaTCATTTTAACAATGCATTTTCGCGAAACTCAATGAAAGATATTCGAAAGCGTATATGACAGCAGAAGTTTTAGCTGACATCTTCTTTGTAAACAGGTAGCCGAGTGGTCTGTAGCTCGGGGCGTCAACTGTGTGCAAACTACTGTGGTACTTAAGAAAAGAACAATACCCATCCATGCTAACTGATACATATGTTACATACATAGTGATAATACAGAGTTTAGCAATGCACGACCAATAAATGTcaatttatttggaattttgtcattacattttgtttgttataattCGATCAGGTGATTTCTAAGAAAATTATCTTagtgaaaatttttgtaaaaaatatgaggTTCGTTTAGttctttgtttttactattGTCGATACAACCAATCCCCAGGGCCACAAAGTTTCGCTGATACGatctgttttaaataaataaataaataatgtaataaatttgaCAGAAGGCACAAAA is a genomic window of Anastrepha ludens isolate Willacy chromosome 6, idAnaLude1.1, whole genome shotgun sequence containing:
- the LOC128868056 gene encoding poly(A) polymerase type 3-like, whose amino-acid sequence is MDAYQNPRHGSYNSSEASGQNDSPHQQQTPTETSGIGWKKSRPEEKTNALLKSLEAFNVFETPDELSHRKKILTKLNMLVRKWIKNVSMAKNMSKADAKKLGGKIYTFGSYRLGVHDKGANIYALCVAPRNIERSEFFTSFFGLLKKQPKVAECRSVENTSVPVIKMKFDGVEIDLLFARLSPKEIPEDFSLRDDNLLKDSDPQSVLSLNDCRVTDEIMELVPNRENFRLALRSIKLWAKEHGIYSNSFGYFGCITWAILVAHTCQFYPNATASTLVQKFFNMFSRWRWPDPVLLKRTDIVNLQSPALCSHLMPIITPAYPQYNSAFNVSEATKKVIINELNRGMATMNVIMSDGAPWDLLFEAPSFFYRYHHFIVVLVTSQTSQDQLQWCGLVQSKIRLLVDDVQHKHHMSLVHANPTCFEYKKDDVPTQSNSGKENEPSDNPAVDTAPFCSMLFIGLEFEYKEKNSKVDLTGSFKYFAERITQHAVNKKMLRDGMNIEVKRIKRKSLSHYLDMDFIKSQGNIKKSISTKRNGFAADLSTEKEVATKKRRLS